TCGTCCTGACCGCGGCTGCTGTAAAGGATTGTCATAATTTTTTATGCTTTTTAAAAGATTTTCGTGCTCGGGAAGAGGTCCCTTATTCTTTTCAACAAATGCCCGCCTCATCATTTCCCAAATTTCGATTGTTTCTATATCAGTTTGGCACACTTCTCTGCATGCGCCACAAGTTGTGCATTGGTAAGCTCTTAAGACAAGCTCTTCTGGTATATCAGTATATTCTCCAGTCAAAGCCTCCTTCAGTGCATTGATTTTCCCTCTTGCAGTAAGGCCTTCCCATCCAATTTCTTCATAAGTTGGACAGACCATTACGCAGAATCCGCATTTTGCGCAGGTCCAAAGTTCGTCGAATTCCTTTTCAATTCTCTTGATTCCTTCATCTGCTTCACCCTCTGGAGTCCCTTCAAGTTTTGAACCAAAAAGCTTCAATCCAAGGGATGCGAGCTTTCCTCCTCCTGCCATTCCAATTGAGTGAAACAAGGGAAGCACAGGTCCAAATCTTGTTCTAAATTCAAAAAATTTACCGGGATTCAAAATTTCCTCGCTATCAACTTCTTTTTTAAGATTTTTTAGTTTGTTTATTTCATCATTGCTGTATCTTTTATTCAGATATACAGCATTCCAAATTCCAGTGCCGTAGGGTTTTCCACCTTTTTTGAAGGCGATTTTCATAACTGAATCGATGAGAAAGAGGTGGGAGAGATATTCATCTTTTTTTCTTTCATCTGTGAGATATGTTGCCATTACAAGAGCAGTATTCGATGATATCAGATGAACTTCCATTAGAGCATCTATTTTCTTGGAAGCAAAAAATTTTCCAATCTCATTCAATGTTTCTGAAAGGGTAGAAAGGGGTATCAAAAATTCAGCAGCAAGCATTGAAGGACCTTTCTTTTTTGCCCTCATTGGATAGAATCTCTCATCCCAATGATGAAGAGCCTCTCTTTTTTCTTTTTCCTTTGCATTATATTTCTGTGCAGATTCTTTTATAGATGAAGAAAGTTTTTCAATATCTTCATCTTCCAAACGGACAATTACAGAAGGACCCATTTTTTCTGCATTTTCATCTCGGGCGGCGTTTATGGCTTTGCTGTTTTCATATTTTACAAAGAAAGGCTTTTCCTTTAATGAAGAGACATCTTTGACAAATTTTAATGCAGAATCATCATCGCTGAATTCAAATAGATAAGTGTCAATGTCTTTAGGTATTTTCCGCAATTTCAAGACAATCTCAGTTATAACGGCAAATTGTCCTTCTGTTCCTATCAACGCTGAAAAGAGTTCTTTATCATCCGAAGTTAGATTTTTGATTTCTCCATCAGACATTACTACTGTTAACGTCTGGATCTGTTCTGATATATGCCCATATTTGAGAGAACCAACACCATATCCTCCTGTTGATATCCATCCTGCCACAGTGCTTGAAGGCGCACTTGTAGGGTAGCTTTTTACGGCGAGACCATATCTTGAAAGAGCTTTATCAAGATTTTCCCAAACGATACCTGCTTCTACTTTTGCAGTACAGTTTCCTTCATCGATAGAGAGAATTTTCTTCATTCTCGTCATATCCAAGATGATTCCACCCTTTGTTGGAAGGACGCCTCCAAGGGCAGAAGATGCTGTCCCTCTTGGAATTACAGGAATTTTATGGTTTCTTGCAAAGGACAAAATAGCACTTACTTCGTCTGTTGAATCTGGTCTAACAACGGCATCAGGCAATGAAGTTGAAAGATTACGGAATATTTTTGGGATTGATGCCATATCGCTTGCATATCTTCTGCGCTCATTTTCATCGAAAGCTGCATTTTCTTCACCAACTATTTTTTTCAGTTCATCAAACATCTAAGAAATCCTCCGTCTATATTACTGAAACTTTTCTTTTTTTCTATCTTTTGTAAATGAAAAAAAGCTTTGTTAAAATGGTTTTTGCTTTTTTTACAAGATTACAATATATTGAGTTCTTTGAATTTAATTACCTTATATTAAAGTGCTTTTACAGATATGAAGTCTTTTTGTCAAACAAAGAGAAAAGATAATATATTATTACCTCTTCTTCTCTTTATCGTTTTATTATGTTCCTGTGCAGGAGTAAAAGAGAGAGAGACTTCGCCTCTTGAGAAATACAGGTCTTCTTCAGCAAATTTAAAAGTTGCCGTATTGCCCTTTGAAAATGATACATCTTATCCGGAAGCAGGAAGGATGCTCCGCGAGACATTTTATGGAGTTTTAAGTACAGAACCGTTTGTTGATATTGAACTGTCAAAACTCGATGATATTCTCGATGAAAATGGAATTTTTACTCCTGAAGATATAAAAAGAGCAGGTTATAAAAAGATAAGAGATCTTACTGGTGCAGATTTGCTTTTTTTTGGTAGAGTAATAAAGCACAACGCTTTGTATTTGGTTTTATATTCATTTATTACAGTTGAGCTTGAAATTCATATTGTGGACGCAAAAAAAGGTCAGGAAATTTATAAGACAAAAAGAAAATTGCGTAATATAGGAGGTACATTTCCTACACCTCCTTTTGAGATATTTTCGATAATACCTTCTCCTTTGGCATCATTGATTAATTTGAGCACACGCTCCTTTCAGCTTGCTGATTGGGAATTATGTAAAATGATTGTAGATGATTTGAGTTTGAAAATTAAATAAGTATTGGTGATAGAAGGAATATTTTTAATTGTTATGGAGATAAAAGATGAAGTATTCGGACATAATTTATGAAAAAAAGAATGGTGTAGGAAAGGTGATTATAAACCGTCCTGAAAAGGCAAATATGTTTAGGTATAAAACAGTCGAAGAGATGATTGATGCCTTTTCTGATATCAGAAAGGACAAGAATATCAGGGTGGCTGTTTTGCGCGGTGCAGGGGATAGATTTTTCTGTATTGGTGGTGAAAAAGCAGATAATACTGAATTTCACTATGGCAACACTCTTCCCATTGTTGACCTTCACGAGCTTATAGACAAATTGCCCAAGCCAGTCATTGCGGCTGTGAATGGTTATGCCGTTGGAGGTGGAAATGTCCTTCAAGCAATCTGTGATTTTTCGATTGCATCGGAAAATGCAGTCTTCAGACAGGTTGGCCCTTCAATGGGAAGTTATGATGGAGGGTTTGGCACATGGTATTTAGAAGCTCTCATTGGAAGGCGAAAAGCGAAGGAGATGTGGATGCTAAATAGAAAATACAGTGCGCAGGAAGCATTGAAGATGGGACTAGTAAATGAAGTAGTCCCTTTGAAAGAGCTTGATAAGAGGGTTGAAGAGTGGTGCAAAGAATTGATGGATAAGGGTCCTCAAGCACTGGCTGCAGTCAAATCGGTCTTCTATGCACGGCATAATGGCGCTGCTGGTATGGCTCGAGTAGCGCATGATATGCTCTTGCAGTACTATTTGAAGACAGAGGAATCTGCTGAATTAACGAGAGCTTTTCAAAGGAAAGAAAAACCGAACAATGATAAATTTTTTAAATAATCTTTACTCCGAGGCGTAAAAACGATTTTATAAATGATACGGATAATAGAATGAGTTGGATTAAGTTTATATTGATGATACCAGTTGGATTCATCATTTTAGCATATACTTTCATTTATTATCTTTTCTGTGCTTTTGTTTTTATAATGATAATTGCCACGACTATTGTCGTGCTATTAGCTTGGAAAATACCTTATTTGATTGGAATAGGAGAAGGAAATCCTCTTTTTTTCCCTTGTTTCTTCGTGAATATTGCTATCATTCTGGGATTTTTACTTTATCTAATTATTTTGGTAGTAAAATAAAAACTGTGAAAATTAGAACTGTCAAAATATTTTTATACATTTCTTTTCTCCTTCTTTTTTTGCTTTCCTGCATATCGATAGGGAAACCTCCAAAGAAGTACGAGTTTCCTTTCACAAAGAAATTTTATACCAATGATAGAGAATTGATTCATCATTCCATTGTCGATTTTTTGCATAAAAAAGGATTTGAAATCATCGAAGACAGAGGTGTACCCGGCAAAATTACAACAGATTGGACAGAATTAGACTCTCTTTATTATTATGGGACATTTGAAAGAGAGGGTACGACTGATTATTGTGACTGTGGAAAACCGGATATGAACTGGACATATGAAACAAAGAGGGGTAAATTGGTTGTCCAAACAGAAGAAAGAGGTGATTATATTCAAGCGATGGTTGTTGCTTCCTTTAATACTTTTGCAAGCTATCGACCCTGCATAGCTATTGCGATAAGAAATCCGGAAGAAGATTTGAATTTGTTAAAAAAATGCGAATCAAAAGGGAAGCTTGAAAATGAGCTTTTTCAATATTTAGAATTAAAAATCAGGAAAGGAGCTGACTATGGGAAAAAGTAAAGGATTTATTAAAATCATTTCATTGATTGCATTTTCCTTTTTGATGTTTTCATCAACATTCATAATGGCTGATGATAAGAATTCAAATACTTCCTTAATTCCAACGAAAGGAGAGGGAAATCGGTTGGTAGTTGTGGAATATTCAGATTTTCAATGTTATTACTGTGCAAAAGTTCAGCCTGCAGTCAAAAAAATATTGGATAATTACAAAGATAAAATAAAGCTTGTCTTTATGCAGTATCCTTTAACCGGAATTCATCCCAATGCACTTATCGCCGCTAAAGCTTCATTAGCGGCTCAAAAACAAGGGAAGTTTTGGGAACTTCACGATTTGATGTTTAAAAATCAAAGAAACTTATCTGAAAAGGACCTTATAAAATATGCAGAAAAGATTGGGCTCGATGTTGAACTATTTAAAAAGGATTTAAAGGACAAAAAAATTGAAGCAAAAGTGATGGCTGACATTGCTCAGGGCAGAAAATTAGGGATTAGAGGTACTCCTACTTTTTTTATTGGCGACACAAAGATAGTTGGTGCAGTGCCTTATGAAAAATTGAGCAGTGTCATAGAAGCAAAACTTAAATCTCTTCCTAAATACAAAAAGAAAACAGGCAATGATGAGACTAAATAAAGCGGCACATATTCTTCTATCTTTGTCTTCTCATAATGGTCTAATTTTTTAGAGTAGAGTATAGCGTATTTTTGAATCTGCTATTTTGGAGAAGCTATTATTTTGATATAGGCTTTTCTGTGTCGGGGGCCATCGAATTCACAGAAATAAATGCCTTGCCATGTGCCAAGCAAGAGTTCTCCATCTTCAATAATTATGTTTTCAGAAGCGCCAAATAGAGATGCCTTTATGTGTGCTGAGG
This genomic interval from Candidatus Schekmanbacteria bacterium contains the following:
- a CDS encoding FAD-binding oxidoreductase, yielding MFDELKKIVGEENAAFDENERRRYASDMASIPKIFRNLSTSLPDAVVRPDSTDEVSAILSFARNHKIPVIPRGTASSALGGVLPTKGGIILDMTRMKKILSIDEGNCTAKVEAGIVWENLDKALSRYGLAVKSYPTSAPSSTVAGWISTGGYGVGSLKYGHISEQIQTLTVVMSDGEIKNLTSDDKELFSALIGTEGQFAVITEIVLKLRKIPKDIDTYLFEFSDDDSALKFVKDVSSLKEKPFFVKYENSKAINAARDENAEKMGPSVIVRLEDEDIEKLSSSIKESAQKYNAKEKEKREALHHWDERFYPMRAKKKGPSMLAAEFLIPLSTLSETLNEIGKFFASKKIDALMEVHLISSNTALVMATYLTDERKKDEYLSHLFLIDSVMKIAFKKGGKPYGTGIWNAVYLNKRYSNDEINKLKNLKKEVDSEEILNPGKFFEFRTRFGPVLPLFHSIGMAGGGKLASLGLKLFGSKLEGTPEGEADEGIKRIEKEFDELWTCAKCGFCVMVCPTYEEIGWEGLTARGKINALKEALTGEYTDIPEELVLRAYQCTTCGACREVCQTDIETIEIWEMMRRAFVEKNKGPLPEHENLLKSIKNYDNPLQQPRSGRDRWARMALKEKRIKDKIQDIVKSKSKVLYHVGCIGSFDANVKEVAYNTSFILQSAGVDFGILGKKELCCASTLKRVGDSEFEKVASKTLELYNSIGVETVVTSCSGCYKTFKDDYPLLGEVKFKPVHIVEFLEKLINEGKLEFKKELDMTITYHDPCHLGRHRKIFEPPRRVLNAIPGVKLVEMERNRENSRCCGAGGGFRIAFPDVQARIAVKRVKDAEETGADYIVSGCPFCYAGIQTAISSTGSKLKMMDLTEIVAMALKEEE
- a CDS encoding crotonase, encoding MKYSDIIYEKKNGVGKVIINRPEKANMFRYKTVEEMIDAFSDIRKDKNIRVAVLRGAGDRFFCIGGEKADNTEFHYGNTLPIVDLHELIDKLPKPVIAAVNGYAVGGGNVLQAICDFSIASENAVFRQVGPSMGSYDGGFGTWYLEALIGRRKAKEMWMLNRKYSAQEALKMGLVNEVVPLKELDKRVEEWCKELMDKGPQALAAVKSVFYARHNGAAGMARVAHDMLLQYYLKTEESAELTRAFQRKEKPNNDKFFK